A genomic region of Cannabis sativa cultivar Pink pepper isolate KNU-18-1 chromosome 1, ASM2916894v1, whole genome shotgun sequence contains the following coding sequences:
- the LOC133038013 gene encoding uncharacterized protein LOC133038013: MATIDKSWTKIRNRGCHEFWNGLQAFLAMASEHKDCDGRIRCPCVRCIDSRFEKIDRVRAHVFDRGFMQGYDKWIYHGEPEDVVDDVAVADIESEDEMIPILEDFFPPTTEDVQGEDEQPTTNPQFHDLFEEIEAELYPGCDWISSLNFLAKLLHLKVRGKIPNNIFEELLKLLKFAFPKENNIPSTYYEAKKRLKKLGLGYDNIDVCLYNCCLFYKENASKEACPVCGTSRWVTSENGKGKKVPCKVMRYFPLTPRLKRLYSSRITAKSMIWHHTGKSKDDGVLRHPVDGLAWKDFDAKHPEFARDPRNVRLGLPRWI, translated from the coding sequence ATGGCGACAATTGATAAGTCTTGGACCAAAATCAGAAATCGTGGTTGCCATGAATTTTGGAATGGTTTACAAGCCTTTTTAGCAATGGCATCAGAACATAAGGATTGTGATGGAAGAATTCGATGTCCTTGTGTGAGATGTATAGATagtaggtttgaaaaaatagataggGTTAGAGCACACGTGTTTGATCGAGGTTTCATGCAAGGATATGATAAGTGGATTTATCACGGCGAGCCTGAGGATGTTGTCGATGATGTAGCAGTTGCCGATATTGAATCAGAGGATGAAATGATACCTATTCTAGAAGACTTCTTTCCCCCAACAACAGAGGATGTACAAGGAGAAGATGAACAACCAACCACAAACCCTCAGTTTCATGACTTATTTGAGGAAATTGAAGCTGAATTGTATCCCGGTTGTGATTGGATTTCGTCTCTAAACTTTTTAGCAAAGCTATTGCATTTAAAAGTTAGGGGAAAAATTCCTAATAACATCTTTGAAGAATTATTGAAGCTTTTAAAGTTTGCGTTTccgaaagaaaataatattccatCAACTTACTACGAGGCAAAAAAGAGATTGAAGAAATTAGGCTTGGGTTATGATAATATCGATGTCTGTTTGTATAATTGTTGCTTATTTTATAAGGAGAATGCATCCAAGGAGGCTTGTCCAGTTTGCGGAACTAGTCGTTGGGTTACTTCCGAGAATGGGAAAGGAAAAAAAGTTCCTTGCAAAGTCATGCGATACTTTCCGTTGACACCTCGACTTAAAAGATTATATAGTTCGAGGATTACAGCGAAAAGCATGATATGGCATCATACtggaaaatcaaaagatgatggGGTGTTGCGACACCCGGTCGATGGTTTAGCTTGGAAAGACTTTGATGCAAAACATCCTGAGTTTGCAAGGGACCCAAGAAATGTTCGACTTGGGTTACCTCGATGgatttaa
- the LOC133038181 gene encoding uncharacterized protein LOC133038181 produces MDIFLRPLVDELKELWNNGVATRDSSTNSMFTMRAALLWTVNDFPARSSLSGWSGQGCKACPTCNEDTTSIRVIGKTSYVGHRRFLPSNHAMRRDTRFDGKVERRPPPRRFTCEEILSQVNALEPQIPGHHENFGGVKRRRVAENCNWRKKSIFYELEYWSTNILKHNIDVMHVEKNVCDSLLGTILDNDKSKDTTNARHDLKKMGIRESLWIYEDGNGRLMKPHAPYVLTREKRQLFCQFVKGIKFPDGFCSNLKSKVSPDESNIIGLKSHDCHVIMQRVLAVGVRKFLPRDTATTITQLCNFFRQLCSRTLNVKDMEDAQNNLILLLCKMELIFPPAFFDIMIHLVLHLPEEAILGGPVFMRWMYPFERYMKKLKNYVGNKARPEGSIAEGYVADEAVTFCSMYFKGCETRFNRLDRNEDAPSVCRYLSVFNSQSRPLTSGLIKPLDHTSREKAEWYILQNSPEIQAYLDEHLDKIRHEYPNGNHDVLHRQTFRPWFHKKIYELHKLGTLQNGDELLALASGFDYLATFYEGCVVNGVRFIASKRDQKRKTQNSGVTYSLLELKVSLFECKWYNTNPLRKKTITENNITSINTRGYWYQDEPYILANQAKQVFYLEDPLRGRDWKVVEDISHRQIWDIADNEDEIDVDVLVDSEIENNELDENYVAEEVDDLLVEHVEDENVNLVNDGNDSDSSV; encoded by the exons atggatatatttttaagaCCTTTGGTGGATGAATTAAAGGAGTTGTGGAATAATGGGGTAGCAACGAGAGATAGTTCGACCAACTCGATGTTCACCATGCGTGCTGCGCTTTTGTGGACAGTGAATGATTTTCCTGCTCGTAGTAGCTTGTCTGGGTGGAGTGGTCAAGGTTGTAAAGCTTGCCCTACTTGTAATGAAGACACGACGTCCATTCGAGTGATCGGGAAGACATCATATGTTGGTCATCGAAGGTTCTTGCCAAGTAACCATGCAATGAGAAGGGATACTCGATTTGATGGTAAAGTTGAAAGAAGACCTCCTCCACGACGATTTACTTGTGAAGAAATATTATCACAAGTTAATGCTCTCGAACCCCAAATTCCCGGACATCATGAAAATTTTGGGGGTGTGAAACGTAGAAGAGTTGCAGAAAACTGTAATTGgaggaaaaaaagtattttttacgAGTTGGAGTATTGGAGCACGAATATTTTAAAACACAACATTGATGTCATGCATGTTGAGAAGAATGTGTGTGATAGTCTCCTAGGAACCATCTTGGATAATGATAAATCAAAGGACACAACCAATGCGCGCCATGATTTAAAGAAGATGGGTATTAGGGAATCGTTGTGGATTTATGAAGATGGGAATGGGAGGCTAATGAAACCGCATGCTCCTTATGTTTTGACTCGTGAGAAAAGACAACTTTTTTGTCAGTTTGTTAAAGGAATAAAGTTTCCCGATGGCTTCTGTTCAAATTTAAAGAGCAAAGTTTCGCCAGATGAGTCTAACATTATTGGGTTAAAATCCCACGATTGTCATGTCATTATGCAGCGAGTACTAGCGGTTGGTGTCCGTAAATTTCTACCTCGTGACACTGCAACAACTATTACTCAGCTGTGTAATTTTTTTCGACAGTTATGCTCTAGAACTCTAAACGTAAAAGATATGGAGGACgctcaaaataatttaattctgtTATTGTGCAAGATGGAATTGATTTTTCCCCCAGctttttttgacataatgatACACTTGGTATTGCATTTGCCTGAAGAAGCGATATTGGGTGGCCCGGTCTTTATGAGATGGATGTATCCTTTTGAAAGgtacatgaaaaaattgaagaattatGTGGGAAATAAGGCACGTCCTGAAGGGTCAATTGCTGAAGGTTATGTTGCTGATGAGGCAGTAACCTTTTGTTCAATGTACTTTAAAGGGTGTGAAACAAGATTTAATCGGCTTGATCGAAATGAAGATGCGCCTTCTGTTTGTCGCTATCTCTCAGTTTTTaattctcaatctcgtcctttAACTAGCGGACTTATCAAGCCTCTTGATCATACCAGTCGTGAAAAAGCTGAGTGGTACATTCTTCAAAATTCTCCTGAAATCCAAGCTTACTTAGA TGAACATTTGGACAAGATCAGACATGAATATCCTAATGGTAATCACGATGTCTTGCATAGGCAAACTTTCCGTCCGTGGTTTCACAAGAAG ataTATGAGTTGCACAAGCTTGGAACTTTACAAAATGGTGATGAGTTACTCGCTCTCGCTTCCGGGTTCGATTACTTAGCAACATTTTACGAAGGTTGTGTAGTGAATGGTGTTCGGTTTATTGCATCAAAGCGAGACCAAAAGCGGAAGACACAAAATAGTGGTGTTACTTATTCTTTGCTGGAACTGAAGG TGTCATTGTTTGAATGTAAATGGTATAACACTAATCCATTAAGAAAGAAGACAATTActgaaaataatataactagTATAAATACTCGTGGATATTGGTATCAAGATGAACCGTACATCCTTGCTAACCAGGCGAAGCAAGTTTTCTATCTTGAAGATCCACTCAGAGGTCGCGATTGGAAGGTTGTTGAAGATATTAGCCATCGACAAATTTGGGACATTGCTGACAACGAAGATGAGATCGATGTAGATGTT TTAGTGGATTCTGAGATAGAGAATAATGAACTTGATGAAAATTATGTTGCTGAAGAAGTAGATGATTTACTAGTTGAACATGTAGAGGATGAAAATGTAAACTTAGTGAATGATGGAAATGATAGTGATTCTTcagtgtaa